The Calypte anna isolate BGI_N300 chromosome 20, bCalAnn1_v1.p, whole genome shotgun sequence DNA window GGGGCCGACTGTCACCGGGGCAGCTGCTCCCCTGTCCCTGCGTGGTGTGACAGCGCCACTGCCCGGCGGGGGAAGGAGCTGAGACCTTCCCTGCTCACCGCCTCTTCTCCACTCTGCCCCCTCCGGGGACCCCATAGCGCACCCTGGAACCAGAGCTGCTCCCGGGGCGCGCTGCTTGCATCCAATTTGCTTTATTTGCCCCATTTTGACAGCAGTCACCTGCCGACggggggggatgggggtggaGGGCAGGATGAGGCATGAGATGACCACAGCAATTTGGTGGCAGGAGCAACCCCCttccagggggtgctggggaccccCCCGAACTGCCCAGAGCCGCGTTCCGGGGGGGTCTCCCCCTGCCCCTTGCTAGGGTCGGGGGAGTTGTCCCGGGGTCGGTGCCCTGGGTTCAAGGGGGATGTCCCGGTGTAAGGGGGGGGCTGTCCCGGGATCGGAGGGTGCCTCCGGGTCGGGGTGTGTGTGTATCCCGGGGGGGGCTGCCTCGGGGTCGAGAGGGGGTGTCAAGGGGGTGTGTCTGGGGGTCGCGGGGATGTCGCGGGTGGGTCCTCTCCGGCTGTCCCGGAGGGGGCGGGGCGAGCGGGCGCCCTCCCGCGCGCGCCTCTTTGTGCGGGCGGGAGGCAGTATCGCGCATGCGCGGCCCGGCCCCGCGCGGGCGGGGTGCGCCGTTGGCGCGAGATAGGAaagcgccgccgccgccgcctcctcccggCCCCGCCATGGCGCGACGGAGCCGCGGGTGAGTGAGGGGCGGCGGGAGGGAGAGCGACTCCGCTGACGACCCCGCACACCATCCCCCGCCGGGCATCCGCTCTCCCCCGGGCTTTTGGCCGCCGCGCCGCTCAGCCGGCCGGCGCGTTCCCGCTCtccgggcgggcggcggggcagGGCCGCGGCCCCGCACCCCCGGGCTCCCCGTTCGGCGGTGCCCGTTGGAAAGGCTCTGTCCGGGAGCTGGGAGCGGGGCTGGGTTTGGCTGCTGGGGAGCGGGGGGATGACAAGGCTGTGCCCGGGGGGTGAGGTGCGGAGCCTTTCGGGGCCCTCGCTGCTCCTCCGCCTCCCTTCTCCGTGCGGCCGCGGGGTGAGGGCTGCGGGGAGGGGAGATGGGGCCACCCCCTGCGTGCAGAGTCCTTccagagggacaggagggagcaGAAATCAAGAGAAACGCGGCttgccctgctctgggcagcatCGGGATTGCTTACACGCCCCGAGAGTCTGAGGGGGAGGGGACCCCTTTAAACCAGGGGTGtctgaggggctggagctctCCCTGCAGGCTGCTCTCTGGAGCTCTGCACCATGTGagttgctctctctctctctcactgctGCGTTTTTATCAGAGGTAGAATTTGTAATCCTTGTTCATTCATTTTAAGGGAGGAGCAGGATGAGCTCCATTGCCAGGATACCGACTCGGATGTGCCGGAGCAGCGGGATGGAAGGTGTAAAGTCAAGTGGACACAAGAAGAGGTGAGTGAGAGCCTGGCACGGGCTGAGGGGAGGTGCTCTGGGTTAGGCATCTGTTGGGGAACCTGAAGCTTGGATGCCTCCACCCCATTCCTCACCCATTGGTCACAACACCCCCTTCTGCTGTCTTGCTACTGGAGAGACCATTTATCTGTTATGCTGGTGTGAGCTGCAGTCTTCATGAGCCCAGGAGATTCTGGGGAGTATAAAGTGTGGCCTGGAGAGTAAGAACTCCAGCCACTTTAGCATCTGAACCCTGAGCAAGgcatctgctgcctgcagtgccCTTGTGAGCAAAGAAGGCTTCCAGAAGATGACCTCTGGAAAGCTGAATTGCACAGAATCCCATCTTTAGCTAAAACAGGGAGCTTTGAGACTTGTGGGATCATGGCTTAGTCATCCTGCCAGGGAGCCTGAAATTATTTGGGGTAGTCTCTTCCCCCTTTCCAGTTCTTCCATCATCCTTGTTCTGTGTGAAAACTACCAAATATCCTGTCTCCCCTGGGGTATGAACACCAAGTAGGGTGGTCTTCATGCAGTGACCAAAGCTTTGTGTTCATATTGGGCAGGGAATTATTTCATGCTTCTGTTTGCTTAGCCAGTGCACCCAGGCAAGGACACGAATAGCAGTTTTTTGGGAACTGGAAGACCACACAAACCTGAGCTATAGCAGGTTTTGTGAAAGAAATGCTGTGGAGGCCCAGCAGCACTAAAAAGCAGGAGGTTACTTGGGCCAGTGGTGATACACTTGGACCAGTCAGAATTCTTGGCCAGGCGAAACCTGTGGCTGAGCTTGGAGACAGAGTGGTCAGGGGTGTACTGGGGCTGGAGGCTGCATAAGCAAGAAGTTTGGACCAAAGAGCTGAGTCAGGCCTGAGAGTGACTACAGCAGCTgagcttctgttttgtactCAACTCTTGTTTTATACTCACTGTAGAAGCTTGCCCTGGTAGAGTCCTGAACCAGTCAGTTCGTGGAGCCCACCTGGAGCAGGAGTGCTGGTAGAGGGCGGTGCAAGCCCTCCCCCAAATGCAGAGAGCAAAACAACTCCCAACAAACACCTTGACAGTCCAAAATATCTAACTTCTTGATGCCATCAGGCCAGGGGTGCCTGTGTGTGTGAAAGTGGATGTCTTTGTTCTTTGCAGGATGAGCAGCTGAAGATGTTAGTGAGACATTATGGGCAGAATGACTGGAAGTTCCTGGCCAGTCACTTCCCTGTAAGTGACACTTTGCCCACTTGGGCACTGTAGTATTTGCATGTTCTTCTTGTGCTCATTGTTGCTGGttctctgtgtctctgcagcACCTTGCACCTTGCCCAGTGGGACTTTGTCCCAGGGTAGTCTATGCAGTTGTGTTCCCTCAGAGCAGGAGATACCATCCTTGTACTTGAGGCCTTCCAGGGCAAGTCTGTTGGAGCTGGGCTGCGGAACTGAGGTTCCTCTGTGTGTGCCCAGTGCCCTGCTCATAGTCTGTGTTCTCCGTGTGCTTCTGCAGGCTTTCTTGTGGGACAGATTTTTGGGAAGGGGGACAGTGCTGTTGCTTTAGGGCTTTTGGAGCCTCTGGTCTGACCCATGGCCACTCTCATTCCTTCCCCAGAACCGCAGTGACCAGCAGTGTCAGTACCGGTGGCTGAGGGTGCTGAATCCAGACCTGGTTAAGGGCCCTTGGACCAAAGAGGAAGACCAAAAGGTGAATTAGGGCTGAGAGAATCTGAGTGTTGGTCTGTGACTGCAGAGAGGATGGAGGTGTCATATCCCTTGCTCAGGAAGGGACGTAAGTCTCTAAATCTGGGCCTCTCTGCCCCTGGTGCACCTGCCAGTCTCCAGCCCACATTCTGTGAGCAGTTGTCTGCAGTCACAGGTGCCATGTGGCAGAATGGCTGTGTGGAAACAGCCTCTTTCAGACATTGGGCTGAATCATTGCTCTGACAAGTCTTGGCACACCTGATTGTCAGTGCTGGATCCCTCCAACTTTTTTCCCTGAGGGGCCATTCTCTGTCTGCCCTTCCCCACTCCTAAGAGAGATGAAGAGCAAAGCCTGAAGATGACTCTGTTGACCTTCCCCTCCTTTATTCCATTTCCTcatttccctccccctctcttCAAAGGTAATTGAACTGGTTAAAAAATATGGCACCAAACAGTGGACCCTGATAGCCAAGCACCTGAAAGGGCGGTTAGGGAAGCAGTGCCGGGAGCGTTGGCATAACCACCTGAACCCTGAGGTGAAGAAGTCCTCGTGGACAGAGGAGGAGGATCGCATCATTTTTGAGGCTCACAAAGTCCTGGGGAATCGTTGGGCAGAGATTGccaagctgctgcctggcaggtAGGGCCTCTTTGCTTCAGAGATGGGTGGCCTGTGGAGTTCCATGTGTTTGGCTCACAGGATGGGGCTGGAGAGCATGTAGAAGCTGTTAGCTGTGCTTTAAGGCTGCTGTAAGTGGTAACCTCcgctttcttctccttcctccgCAGGACTGACAATGCTGTGAAGAATCATTGGAACTCCACCATCAAGAGGAAGGTGGACACAGGAGGCTTCCTTAATGAAACTAAGGAGTCCAAGTCACTGTACTTGCTTGTGGAGGTGGATGAGAAGGAAAGCCAAAGTGGAACAAAAGCTGGGAGCCGAGTACTGCAACAGGATGTTTGCAGCAGGGTCAGTCCCCTGCTCTACTGTGCATATCAGAATTGTTCATCTACCTCTCTCTGCCTGTGCTACAGCCTGGTACCTACACAGACAGTCAGTGCCTTCTCCTGGTTGTCTTGAAGGCACTTGACTCTTGGGAGATCTCTCCCTCCAGAAGCCCAGAGGGTGTATCATGTGCCTAAGTGTTATCTAGGCAGAGGACAGCAGTTTGCTGGTGCTGTTATCTTGCCAATCCCAGCATCAAGTCTGACTTGGAGactgatttctttcttatttttggtTCCATTCTGCTGTTATTGGTGGGAGGAAGAGAGTTTTCCAGGCAGTGTGGGGGGGCATGGAGAAGAGACATTGCATTCCTTTCCTCTAAaaaaaggagctggagaaggacaccaatttatatgtattttttccatgaagaaagCATGGGGTTTTCACAGGCAGGCTCTTGGAAAGTATGGAATGCAGAGCTAGTGCTACCTGCTCAGGCTTCATTCAACTTTCTTGTGGGATGCTGTTTAATGAAGTCCTTAATGAAACCAATCCAGTGCTCCTGATGCTGCATGGCCTCTGGCTCAGATGGAGTATGGGGCAGAGCAGTGAGGGAGAATGGGAATGTGAAGGAAACTGAAGGGCAGATaggagagcaggcagagctgaacACACCCAGGGGCCCTCACTCTGACCCCAAAACTTGACATTGTTGCCTTTTACTAACTCTGGGCTCTCTTTGTTTGCACCAAGAACGTGCTGCCCAGCTGGCCAGTGGATAGCTctgaaataaaggaagaagaCCTCAGTGATGAGGAGGTGACTGGTGTGCAGGAGTTACCCTCAGAGCTGCCAGCTGCTGAAGTGGCAGAGCAGAATCCTGAGGGGACCCCAGATGATGTGGTGCCTGAGGATGCCTCTTTGGTCACATCCCCATACAAATGGGTCGTCGAAGCTGCCAACTATTTGTACCCAACCTCTGTGCCAGCCTTCACTGAAGCTCTGGACATGATTGAATCAGTGAGTAACAGACCTTTGCTCCTATGGCTAATGTAGGGAGACTGATCCTCACCTTTTTCCTTTGAGTGAACTTGCTGGTTCCCCTTTCTGCTTACCATGGGCATCCTGGGGAGTGCTGGGTCCTGTCCTTGTGGCTTCCCACTTCCTTTTCCAGGGCTGGGTTAGgccttcccagctctccagtaCTGCTCTAGGCTTCCAGATTCCTGTAGATGGGGGTCCATGTGCATGGGCTCCTCATGGGCTGGGAAATGTGATCTCAAGCCCTCCTTTATCAGCTGCTGTCCCCATAACAATTCAGGCCCATGCTCCTGGGCTTTCCATTCCCTCCTGTTCCAGAACAGGATGGGACAGAGTGGAAATGGGCCAGGCCCACTTGTAGTGTGCAGAACAGACCCCTTCATGCTGAGTTGACACCACCATTTGCTTTCAGTTGAAATGGCTTCACTGAAACAagtatgattctatgattctacaagtGACTTTGGGCCAGTCAAGCAGTGCTGAGGttcccagggcaggaggctgcCTGGAGTCAGCAGAGCACTCTGCTGCCCTCAGAGGGTAATGTCTCTGCATCTCCAGCCCTGTCTGGGGAGCTGGTTATCAGTGAAGGAACCGCTTTGCATGTCTATAGGAGGATGGGAAGTTTGTGCCACAGACAGCCCATCTGTGGGTGCTTGAGGGGCTGCTCATGGGATTTGGGGTGTTGGTGGGGTCGGGCCTCCAAGCAGCTGATCTCTGAACCAGTCTGGCTATTTTAAGTCTTCTTTCAGCAGAGCCCTGTGTCTAGCTGCAGGGATGTGCCCAGGACTGTGGTTTGGTGTTGGGTGACAGTGACTTCATTCAGCTCCTGTCCTCAGAcctgtccccagctgcttttcttgtcCCCTCTTTGTGGGGATGCAGCTGTttgtgcagctgtgctgtgaaCTGAACTGGGAAACCAACCttgtggaaacagaaaaatctgccctgctcccagggcagcatcagcagcagcttttggcTGGGTCaggtccctgctctgctctcagctgtgctggcagtggGGGGGAGGAGAGTTGGAGCTCTCCTGCAGCCAGGCTCCTCACACCCCCAGTTATGTCACCTCCGAGTTCATCTCTGCCTCTGCCCCAGTTGGCTGCTTCTGATGGTTTCCCTTGTGTGCAGGACCCAGACGGGTGGTGTGACCTGACCCAGTTTGATCTGCCTGAGGAAccctctgctggcagcagcagtagcagcagcagcaacagcccTGTCAGGGAAACCCCCAGCAAACCAGTGCCCTCCCTGCCCAACATCACCGAGTACCGCCTGGACGGCCACACCATCTCTGACCTCAGCAAGAGCAGCAAGGGGGAgctcatccccatctccccccacGCAGAGGTCAGCTTTGGCACCCCCCCCTCAGTGCTCAAGaggcagaagaagaggaagatcTCCCTCTCCCCTGTCACAGAGAAtgccaccagcaccagcctgtCCTTCCTTGACTCCTGCAACAGCATGACACCCAAGAGCACCCCTGTCAAGACACTGCCCTTCTCTCCATCTCAGGTACAGAGCATGGCAGAGCCCAATTTGCTCTTCTGCTTGGGTTTGATCATGAGCTAGTAAGCATGCTGGTGCTCTCTCTGCTTGCCCTAGTGCCATGTGTTCCCTTCAGCTGCCCTGTGTGGTGGGCAGGGCACATGCCTGCTGTGAGGCAGGAGCACCACTGTGCagctctgtctgtctgctgcaggatctccctgcagagcacagtGCTCCTGTCCCCACACACAGCATTGCTGCCCCAGCTGTGGGCAGCAATGTGGCAGCAGTGGGAAGTGGCTTTCCCTGGTCATTTCCAGTTCAGTCACACAGGCAGACCTGGCAGCATGTGTCTTGTGTAGATCTCTGAGGTGCTGTGCTTTGGAAAATGCTCCTGGCCTTGTCTTCATTGCAAAGGGACTTGGGGTCTTTTCAGGCTTTGGCAGGAGTGTTTGAGTCTGTAAGAGTCATCCTGGTTTGTACTAGGACAGATCACTCCTGTGCCACTCAGTGTGGAAGGATTGTCCCTGCTTGGatttttcctgatatttagGAAGAAGTAACAACTTGTGCTGTATGCTGGAACACTTGAGACTGAGTGActtcatctctttctttctttcctgtgcagTTCTTAAACTTTTGGACCAAACAGGATACACTAGAACTGGAGAACCCATCTCTGACCTCCACACCTGTGTGCAGTCAGAAGGTGATTGTCACCACCCCTCTGCACAGGGACAAGACCCCTCTGCTCCAGAAGAACTCAGCGTAagtcctttcctcctccctcagTCCCTACCTGAGCACCACCCTCTTCCAATTTAATGTACCTCCCACAGTGCTTCTACAGGCCCTGCTGAGAGAGGGCCAGGGCAGGCTGGGGATTTCCTTAAATCAGTGTTTCCCCCAGGGACAGCTCTTCTCTGAGATGCAGGCAACAAATGTCCAGGCTGATTGGGGCTGCATCCAAGTGACCACAGTTGTACTCAGCTGCTGGGTGGGCTCTTGTCTTCTGTGCATGTCTTTGTCTGGGAAACATTACTGTACTGTGAGCCCTGtgccagcagggaagggatttgGTTTCCTCAGCAAAAGCTGTTCAGATCCATCCCTTCAGCTCTGCATCATCTGCTTTGTCTGACCTGGGGGGCAGCCCAGGGTGATGCATACCCAAGGTGCTGTCCCAGGCAGGTGAGAGGGGCTGCCCTGTACAGGCAGGGTTTTGCTGGCTGACCTGTGTCTGCAACTGAAGGAACATGGTGTTTGGGAGTGCTGGCAGTCCAGCCAGGCAGGTGgcttctgctgccaccacaTGAGACTCTACAGGTGGCTCATGTAATGAGAGGGCTCCAAAAGATGGGGATTAATTTTGTGTAGGCATATCTAATTCTTCATCTTCCCACTCTCTGCTGCCAGATTTGTCACACCAGATCAGAAGTATGTGGTGGACAACACTCCTCACACTCCCACACCTTTCAAAAATGCCCTGGAAAAATATGGACCAATCAGACCTCTGGTAAGCACTGGGCAGTCTGGTGTTTGCTGATGGCAGAAACATAATGAATGCAAAGGGGATGGGgggtggtgcagtggagctcTCAGGGAGCTGTTACTTGTGCCATAACAAGATATAGTTTGGTAAAGCCCCACCAGAATGGGAAGGATGAAGGGGACTGTGTCATGGTGAACATGTAACCACAGGACAAGTTCTGCTGTCCACCAGATAGAAATTCCCAAACCTGCTCTTGGGTGAGGCTGCAGTGTTTGGCTACTGATGACCTCGAGGAAAAGCAAGGGCATGATCCACCTTAGGCATCTCTGAGGAACTAACTGAGTCTCTTAATGAGAGTGTTGTGGGGATGCCAGTTTCCAGTATCTGGAGCCTTCTGTGCATCCTGGTCTCTTGGTGGCACCTCTGGG harbors:
- the MYBL2 gene encoding myb-related protein B, with protein sequence MARRSRGEEQDELHCQDTDSDVPEQRDGRCKVKWTQEEDEQLKMLVRHYGQNDWKFLASHFPNRSDQQCQYRWLRVLNPDLVKGPWTKEEDQKVIELVKKYGTKQWTLIAKHLKGRLGKQCRERWHNHLNPEVKKSSWTEEEDRIIFEAHKVLGNRWAEIAKLLPGRTDNAVKNHWNSTIKRKVDTGGFLNETKESKSLYLLVEVDEKESQSGTKAGSRVLQQDVCSRNVLPSWPVDSSEIKEEDLSDEEVTGVQELPSELPAAEVAEQNPEGTPDDVVPEDASLVTSPYKWVVEAANYLYPTSVPAFTEALDMIESDPDGWCDLTQFDLPEEPSAGSSSSSSSNSPVRETPSKPVPSLPNITEYRLDGHTISDLSKSSKGELIPISPHAEVSFGTPPSVLKRQKKRKISLSPVTENATSTSLSFLDSCNSMTPKSTPVKTLPFSPSQFLNFWTKQDTLELENPSLTSTPVCSQKVIVTTPLHRDKTPLLQKNSAFVTPDQKYVVDNTPHTPTPFKNALEKYGPIRPLPQTPHLEEDLKEVLRSEAGIELIIEDDVKPEKQKRKQGLRRSPIKKVRKSLALDIVDEDLTQNTPALPKTVCFKRAQPVNFLSRSLNLSSSSRKNDSGLLNRAFVQVQPEKMSYRKMPSHFRPPAPMTRAWKVVACGGTRDQLLMQEKARQFLGTLKQSHTSRTLILS